The nucleotide window TGGAAGCTCTAAAGAACTTGAGAAACTTCTCAGATGTTGCTAAAAAACGTGGTATCACAGTAAAAGAAATGCTTAACTAAAAGGAAATATAAACAATGGCTAATAAAACAGAAAAAATTCAAATTAAATTGGTAAAAAGCTTAATCGGTTCCACTAAAAAACAAATTAGTGTTGCTAAAGGTTTAGGCTTGTCTAAAACAAATCAAGTGGTTGAACATTACGCATCTCCAACAATTTTGGGTATGGTTAATGCTATTCCTCACTTGGTTCAAATAGTTAAATAACAACAAAAATATATAAGAAAGGTAATTATAAAATGTCAGAAAGAATAACTCTAGAAGATTTAAGACCTGCTGACGGTGCTACTTCTAAAACTAAAAGAGTAGGCAGAGGCAGAGCTTCAGGACACGGAAAAACTTCTTGTCGCGGTAATAACGGCGAAGGTCAAAGATCAGGCAGAAGCTCAAAAAGAGGATTTGAAGGCGGACAAATGCCGGGTTACAGACAAATGCCTAAATTGAAAGGCTTTACTAACTTCAACGCTATTAAATACGCTGAAATTAATGTTTGTGACTTCGAAACTCTTGGTAAAGATGAAATTACACTTGAGGTTTTGAAAGAAATGGGCAAAGCTCATTCTTCAACAGAAGAATTGAGAGTTCTTGGTTGTGGCGATTTGACTAAAGCTGTTACTGTATCAGCTAGATATTTTACAGCTTCAGCTAAAGAAAAAATCGAAAAAGCAGGCGGAAAGGCTCAGTTAGTATAATGCAACAACAAAAGATAAAACCACCATCAATGGATGAATTGGTATCTATGTTTAAGGTATCGGGCATAAAAGAAAAATTAATTTTTACTTTGGTAATGATTGCTGTTTTCCGTTTGTGCATACAACTTCCTTTATTTGGTATAAATAATGAGTTGTTCTCAGCTTTGGCTAGAGATCAAAACATTATCGGGTTTTTAGATATGTTTTCAGGTGGTGCCTTAGGTAATTTATCAATAATTGCTTTGGGCATAGGACCTTATATCACATCTTCAATCATAATGCAGCTTTTGACTGTTGTTATTCCTCAGTTGGAGCAGTTGCAAAAAGAAGAAGGTGAAGCTGGCAGACGCAAGTTGTCACAGTACACTAGATTGTTTACCGTTATTATTGCGGCAGTTCAATCTGTTGTGTTTTTGTTGTTTTTAACAAGAACTGCATCGGCTGCCATTATGCCTGAAGTAAATCATACTATGTTTTTGATTGGCTCAACTATAATTTTGACAGGTGGTTCTGTTTTTGTAATGTGGCTTGCAGAATTAATGACAGAAAAAGGTATCGGAAACGGTGCTTCAATGTTGATTTTCTGCGGTATCATTTCAAGAATCCCAGTCTATGCTGAACGTACAGGACAAATTGTTTCAGATAATCCTGCATTACAACTTGGATTAGTTGTTTTGCTTGCGATTTTCTTTGCGACAATGGTTTTGATTGTCATAATGCACGAAGCTGCGAGAAAAGTTATTATTGTAAATCCGAGAAGACAAGTCGGAAATAAGGTCTATGGCGGAATGAATACGTTTATCCCCTTCAAACTTAATCCTGGAGGTGTTATGCCTATCATCTTTGCAGTAGCGATTTTGTTATTCCCTACTACTGTGTTGAATATAGTAGGGCAGGCTAATTTACCGAACGGCGTTTTGAGTGATGTTATTACAAAACTTTCAATGTTATTCAATCCATCAGGCTGGACTTACAATGCAATATACTTCTTTATGATTGTTGCTTTAACTTTCTTTTATGCGTCTATTATGCCTAATATGCAACCAAAAGAAATTGCAAATAATTTGAAAAAGTATGGCTCATCAATTCCAGGTATAAAACCTGGCAGACCTACTTGTGAAGCGTTGGATAAAATTCTTAGCAGGGTTACATTTATTGGTGCTGTTGGATTAGGTGTTATTGCTTTAATACCGTCTTTA belongs to Candidatus Gastranaerophilales bacterium and includes:
- the rpmD gene encoding 50S ribosomal protein L30, which codes for MANKTEKIQIKLVKSLIGSTKKQISVAKGLGLSKTNQVVEHYASPTILGMVNAIPHLVQIVK
- the rplO gene encoding 50S ribosomal protein L15, giving the protein MSERITLEDLRPADGATSKTKRVGRGRASGHGKTSCRGNNGEGQRSGRSSKRGFEGGQMPGYRQMPKLKGFTNFNAIKYAEINVCDFETLGKDEITLEVLKEMGKAHSSTEELRVLGCGDLTKAVTVSARYFTASAKEKIEKAGGKAQLV
- the secY gene encoding preprotein translocase subunit SecY — protein: MQQQKIKPPSMDELVSMFKVSGIKEKLIFTLVMIAVFRLCIQLPLFGINNELFSALARDQNIIGFLDMFSGGALGNLSIIALGIGPYITSSIIMQLLTVVIPQLEQLQKEEGEAGRRKLSQYTRLFTVIIAAVQSVVFLLFLTRTASAAIMPEVNHTMFLIGSTIILTGGSVFVMWLAELMTEKGIGNGASMLIFCGIISRIPVYAERTGQIVSDNPALQLGLVVLLAIFFATMVLIVIMHEAARKVIIVNPRRQVGNKVYGGMNTFIPFKLNPGGVMPIIFAVAILLFPTTVLNIVGQANLPNGVLSDVITKLSMLFNPSGWTYNAIYFFMIVALTFFYASIMPNMQPKEIANNLKKYGSSIPGIKPGRPTCEALDKILSRVTFIGAVGLGVIALIPSLASNITNITTLQGLGATSLIIMVGVALDFINQIKTHLLARNYESFLKE